In Brevibacillus brevis, a genomic segment contains:
- the nth gene encoding endonuclease III, with protein MATRKVPVAEILDTLQELYPDAHCELNYTTPFELLIATILSAQCTDKRVNEITAPMFQKLKKPEDYLHLTQEEMEEHIKGLGLYKNKSKNILETCRILYEKYNGEVPQTHKELEALPGVGRKTANVVLSNAFGVPAIAVDTHVFRVGNRLGLAKSDNVDEVERQLMKRIPREKWSDAHHWLIWHGRRVCSARNPQCGQCALQSMCKYAIAEAKKTKTKPKAASKAKA; from the coding sequence ATGGCAACACGCAAAGTGCCTGTCGCAGAAATTTTGGATACCCTGCAAGAGCTGTATCCGGATGCGCATTGTGAATTGAACTATACGACCCCGTTCGAGCTGCTGATCGCCACGATCCTGTCGGCGCAATGTACAGATAAACGGGTCAACGAAATCACCGCACCCATGTTCCAGAAGTTGAAAAAACCGGAAGACTACCTTCATTTGACACAGGAAGAAATGGAAGAGCATATAAAAGGGCTCGGGTTGTATAAGAATAAGAGTAAAAACATATTAGAGACCTGTAGGATCCTGTACGAGAAGTACAACGGCGAAGTGCCGCAGACGCACAAGGAGCTGGAGGCGCTGCCGGGTGTCGGAAGAAAGACGGCGAACGTAGTGTTGTCCAACGCTTTCGGTGTGCCTGCCATCGCCGTCGATACGCACGTGTTTCGCGTCGGAAACCGGTTGGGCCTCGCGAAAAGCGATAACGTCGATGAAGTGGAGCGCCAGCTGATGAAACGCATTCCCCGGGAAAAATGGTCGGATGCCCACCATTGGCTGATCTGGCATGGAAGACGTGTCTGCTCGGCGCGAAATCCGCAGTGCGGCCAATGTGCGCTTCAGTCGATGTGCAAATACGCGATAGCCGAAGCGAAAAAGACGAAAACTAAGCCCAAGGCAGCATCGAAAGCGAAAGCGTAA
- the perR gene encoding peroxide-responsive transcriptional repressor PerR, protein MTQRVEKAVEILKNTGVRMTPQRHAILTYLLETMTHPTADEIYKALEGKFPNMSVATIYNNLRVFKDAGLVVELTYGDASSRFDANVEEDHYHAICTKCGAIRDFHFPYLRDAEDSAARDIGFQVTGHRMEVYGICDACQKNTH, encoded by the coding sequence ATGACACAGCGTGTAGAAAAGGCTGTTGAAATCCTGAAAAACACAGGGGTTCGGATGACACCTCAACGCCATGCCATTTTGACCTATTTGCTGGAGACGATGACTCACCCGACGGCAGACGAAATATACAAAGCTCTCGAAGGCAAGTTCCCCAACATGAGTGTCGCTACGATTTACAACAATCTGCGCGTCTTTAAAGATGCCGGACTGGTCGTGGAATTGACTTACGGGGATGCGTCCAGCCGTTTTGATGCGAATGTGGAAGAAGATCATTACCACGCGATTTGCACCAAGTGTGGGGCGATCCGGGATTTTCATTTCCCTTATCTGCGGGACGCGGAAGATTCCGCGGCACGGGACATCGGATTTCAAGTTACTGGCCATCGCATGGAGGTATACGGCATTTGTGATGCCTGTCAGAAGAACACCCACTAA
- a CDS encoding glycosyl hydrolase family 18 protein produces MGLEVGLATRPKRRRRPVLQFFLMVLLFLVAVFGAIYWFFVLRASTEHVQPYDGDKRVIVYEGEQTEIPYVLESDQILLPFEFIKERLDPSIFWDEPTQSVIVTTKDKVLRMESGQVVAYLNKQPVNLQVPVKEVDGQRYVPLAPLEKLYAFSFEQKQDTGVLIVEKDGYAVQQAKAVSGDKPQLVRTGASYRRPIVAELAAGSKVDVLGEEDEWYRVLTASGVAGFLPKESVELTEVRQIALNRSAPARESAPWKPLGQKINLVWEQVTNRTPNVADIGPLPGVNVVSPTWFELKDGEGTLQNKADPAYVKWAHQRGYKVWGLVTNGFNPDWTKSVLGSYDKRDKLIAQLIHYANMYDLDGINIDFENVYLAEKEKLVQFVRELTPYLHEQGLTVSIDVTIKSTAETWSMFLDRAALAQVVDYMAVMTYDEHWASSPKAGSVASLPWVENGLKGVLEEVPHQKLLLGVPFYTRLWTESKQADGSVKVSSKALSMPRAQEWIQERKLTPKLDEASGQNYVQYTDPKDGNTYKMWLEDVTSMQKRMELVQKYNLAGAAAWRRGYELPEIWQAVQEGLGSQHNAKSP; encoded by the coding sequence ATGGGCTTGGAAGTAGGATTGGCTACCCGTCCCAAGAGAAGACGCAGGCCTGTGCTCCAGTTTTTCTTGATGGTCTTGCTCTTTTTGGTCGCCGTTTTTGGCGCGATCTACTGGTTTTTCGTGCTGCGGGCGTCTACGGAGCATGTGCAGCCGTACGATGGAGACAAGCGCGTCATCGTATATGAAGGTGAACAAACCGAGATTCCCTATGTGCTTGAATCCGATCAGATATTGCTCCCGTTCGAATTCATCAAGGAGCGGCTGGACCCTTCCATTTTTTGGGACGAACCGACTCAATCCGTCATTGTGACTACGAAGGACAAGGTGCTTCGGATGGAGAGCGGACAAGTGGTCGCTTATTTGAACAAGCAGCCGGTCAATCTCCAGGTTCCCGTGAAAGAGGTGGACGGGCAGCGGTACGTGCCACTGGCTCCTCTGGAAAAACTGTACGCGTTCTCATTTGAGCAAAAACAGGATACGGGCGTGTTGATCGTTGAAAAGGACGGTTACGCCGTTCAGCAGGCAAAAGCAGTTTCCGGCGACAAGCCGCAGCTCGTCCGGACAGGAGCTTCCTACCGCAGGCCGATTGTGGCGGAATTGGCGGCGGGAAGCAAAGTCGATGTACTGGGCGAAGAGGATGAGTGGTATCGCGTCCTGACGGCGAGTGGCGTCGCCGGCTTTTTGCCGAAGGAGAGCGTGGAACTGACAGAGGTACGCCAGATTGCTTTGAACCGTTCAGCACCGGCGCGGGAGTCTGCTCCCTGGAAGCCGCTTGGGCAAAAGATCAATCTCGTCTGGGAGCAGGTGACGAATCGCACTCCGAACGTGGCGGACATCGGTCCGCTACCGGGAGTCAACGTCGTGTCTCCGACGTGGTTTGAGCTGAAGGACGGGGAAGGAACGTTGCAAAACAAGGCGGACCCGGCGTATGTGAAATGGGCGCATCAGCGGGGCTACAAAGTCTGGGGGCTGGTGACCAACGGCTTTAATCCGGACTGGACCAAGTCTGTGCTTGGCAGCTACGACAAGAGAGACAAGCTGATTGCCCAGCTCATCCACTATGCCAACATGTACGATCTGGACGGAATCAATATCGATTTCGAGAATGTGTACTTGGCCGAAAAGGAGAAGCTCGTTCAGTTTGTGCGCGAGCTGACGCCATATTTGCACGAGCAAGGGCTTACTGTTTCGATCGACGTGACCATTAAATCGACCGCCGAGACGTGGTCGATGTTCCTGGATCGCGCTGCTCTGGCCCAAGTGGTGGATTACATGGCCGTCATGACGTATGACGAACACTGGGCTTCCAGTCCAAAAGCGGGGTCGGTTGCTTCCCTGCCATGGGTCGAAAATGGGCTGAAGGGTGTTCTGGAGGAGGTCCCCCATCAGAAGCTGCTGCTGGGTGTCCCTTTCTACACTCGTTTGTGGACGGAGAGCAAGCAGGCTGACGGCAGCGTAAAGGTATCGTCGAAAGCACTGTCGATGCCGCGTGCCCAAGAGTGGATCCAGGAACGCAAGCTCACTCCGAAGCTTGACGAGGCGAGCGGCCAAAACTACGTGCAATATACAGATCCCAAGGACGGCAATACGTATAAAATGTGGCTGGAAGATGTCACCTCCATGCAAAAACGGATGGAACTCGTACAGAAGTACAACCTCGCCGGTGCGGCGGCATGGCGCAGGGGCTATGAACTGCCGGAAATATGGCAGGCTGTTCAGGAGGGTCTAGGCAGCCAGCACAACGCGAAGTCTCCGTAG
- a CDS encoding YgzB family protein: MKKTERLSKIKRMRTWGNWSMVIGILLMYTGYAFFAGYLDFIPLLGTLLKGSHIFMTLLLIIGFILTMGSTVMFMISGMVSTSAPQVQCPSCQKVTKMLGKEDACMFCGQPLRLEDGQPQQNQT; the protein is encoded by the coding sequence ATGAAGAAAACGGAACGCCTGAGCAAGATCAAGCGCATGCGCACTTGGGGCAACTGGAGCATGGTGATCGGCATTTTGCTGATGTACACAGGGTATGCCTTTTTTGCTGGATACTTGGACTTTATTCCTTTACTTGGCACCCTGCTCAAAGGTTCTCACATCTTCATGACACTGCTGCTGATCATCGGCTTCATTCTGACGATGGGCAGCACGGTTATGTTTATGATTTCGGGAATGGTCTCAACCTCTGCCCCGCAGGTCCAGTGCCCTTCTTGCCAAAAAGTGACCAAGATGCTGGGAAAAGAAGACGCCTGTATGTTTTGTGGGCAGCCATTGCGCCTCGAGGATGGACAACCGCAGCAAAACCAGACATAA
- a CDS encoding nucleotidyltransferase-like protein produces the protein MDVGPEEIQQTYLELLQKRLDVQAVLMLPDFSFRDGPSYFIVAAKPDAQETIRRVQILDRVFTEQWISAWQLEKSAVYGTDEKLVAMLRRSEILLDRDGYMKQLKQRLIRLSDSLQKKLVCREYSRLLRFFHEAKEWLQQGLTLDAYHGFVQALHAWARLIVYEMGEHPQTALWSQVKQLDSSVYKLYEELSMNTETLEKRVELLVLAIEFGVSSRLKDSSRFLVELMETREGPWRLHEIVNHPAVLTAGIEIPLLIDKMVQRSLLQEVICPTDGEGERETCFILLN, from the coding sequence ATGGACGTAGGGCCGGAAGAGATCCAGCAGACGTATCTGGAGCTGCTTCAAAAGCGTTTGGATGTACAAGCTGTGCTTATGTTGCCTGATTTCTCCTTTCGAGACGGTCCTTCTTATTTCATTGTGGCTGCCAAACCGGATGCTCAAGAAACCATTAGACGAGTGCAGATCCTGGATCGGGTGTTTACGGAACAATGGATCAGCGCTTGGCAGTTGGAAAAGAGCGCGGTTTACGGAACAGATGAAAAGCTAGTAGCCATGCTCCGCAGGTCCGAAATACTTCTGGACCGGGACGGTTATATGAAGCAACTCAAGCAGCGACTCATCCGTCTCTCTGATTCGCTTCAAAAAAAGCTCGTCTGTAGAGAGTATTCCCGATTGCTCCGTTTCTTTCACGAGGCAAAAGAGTGGCTGCAGCAAGGCTTGACTTTGGATGCGTATCACGGCTTTGTTCAGGCGTTGCACGCATGGGCGAGACTGATCGTCTACGAAATGGGCGAACATCCGCAAACCGCACTGTGGTCGCAGGTCAAGCAGTTGGATTCATCTGTTTACAAGCTGTACGAAGAGCTGTCAATGAACACCGAGACATTGGAGAAACGGGTCGAGCTTTTGGTCCTGGCAATTGAATTCGGGGTCTCGTCGCGTTTGAAGGATTCTTCCCGTTTTCTGGTGGAGTTGATGGAGACCAGGGAAGGGCCTTGGCGGCTGCATGAGATCGTGAATCACCCCGCCGTCCTGACAGCCGGTATCGAGATTCCGTTACTGATCGACAAGATGGTTCAACGCTCCTTGCTTCAAGAAGTGATTTGCCCGACAGATGGCGAGGGCGAGCGTGAGACCTGTTTTATATTGTTGAATTGA
- a CDS encoding purine/pyrimidine permease produces the protein MKYGLHDKPPVGTTILSALQWMIVAVSSSVAVPLMIGDVYGLGPDEIGNLMQQTMFFIGLASLLQVWIGHRYPMLEGPAGLWWGIFIILAQIGTSVGLHPREIGQSFQLGLCMAGLLFLVFGFMGWIGKLQRWFTPLVSGTYMILLAVSLCSNILAGMLGIGFEHSKEVIPGVAAVSVGIVALVIVVMRTKRFSSFAVLFGMVIGWVLYAVLGWTEPVRPAEQVLSWPTLFFWGTPRWDWGVVLTSMLTGFVLLTNLVTSMVVMGKATDTVPTDKQYNRGGIFTGVSHLLSGLGGVVGMIPLSLAAAVIQTTRMASRLPFMLAMIGMMVIGLFPYVAHFLAALPTPVAYAAMFISYTQLLGFGLKDYANVKMDDRTITVGGSSLLVGIGVMFVPASAWQHLPALVSFLFGNGLLLGVIVCLLLEHVVFRNRGDKQKEDGRAA, from the coding sequence ATGAAGTACGGGCTGCATGACAAGCCCCCGGTGGGCACTACCATTCTGTCTGCCCTTCAGTGGATGATTGTAGCAGTATCCAGCAGTGTCGCTGTTCCTTTGATGATTGGCGACGTCTACGGCCTGGGGCCGGATGAGATTGGCAATCTGATGCAGCAGACGATGTTTTTTATCGGTCTGGCTTCGCTTTTGCAGGTTTGGATTGGCCACCGATATCCGATGCTGGAAGGACCAGCAGGACTATGGTGGGGGATTTTCATTATTTTGGCTCAGATCGGAACGAGTGTCGGCCTTCATCCGAGAGAAATCGGACAGTCTTTCCAGCTCGGACTGTGTATGGCCGGTCTGCTGTTTTTGGTCTTCGGCTTCATGGGATGGATCGGGAAACTCCAGAGATGGTTTACCCCGCTGGTATCCGGGACATATATGATCCTTCTCGCCGTCTCTCTGTGCAGCAACATCCTGGCGGGCATGCTGGGTATCGGCTTTGAGCATTCCAAGGAAGTCATTCCTGGCGTGGCGGCCGTCTCCGTCGGCATTGTGGCGTTGGTCATCGTGGTGATGCGAACGAAACGTTTCTCCAGCTTTGCGGTTTTGTTTGGGATGGTGATTGGATGGGTGCTGTACGCCGTTTTAGGCTGGACGGAGCCCGTACGGCCTGCGGAACAAGTCCTTTCCTGGCCGACGCTCTTTTTCTGGGGAACGCCTCGCTGGGATTGGGGCGTAGTTCTGACGAGCATGCTGACTGGCTTCGTGCTGTTGACCAATCTGGTGACGAGCATGGTGGTCATGGGGAAAGCAACCGACACGGTCCCTACGGATAAGCAGTACAACCGGGGAGGCATTTTCACGGGCGTGTCCCATTTGCTTTCCGGATTGGGCGGCGTCGTTGGCATGATCCCTCTTTCGCTCGCGGCCGCTGTCATCCAGACGACAAGAATGGCCTCTCGACTGCCTTTTATGCTGGCGATGATCGGCATGATGGTCATCGGGTTGTTTCCGTACGTCGCGCACTTTCTGGCTGCGCTGCCTACTCCTGTCGCCTACGCGGCGATGTTCATTTCTTACACACAGCTGCTCGGCTTCGGCCTGAAAGATTACGCAAACGTGAAAATGGACGATCGGACGATTACGGTGGGAGGAAGCTCCCTGCTGGTGGGGATCGGCGTCATGTTCGTCCCGGCGTCCGCATGGCAGCACTTGCCCGCTCTTGTCAGCTTCCTGTTTGGGAACGGTCTTCTCTTGGGTGTGATTGTTTGCTTGCTTCTGGAACACGTCGTCTTCCGTAATCGGGGAGACAAACAAAAAGAAGACGGCCGCGCTGCTTGA
- a CDS encoding phenylalanine--tRNA ligase beta subunit-related protein — protein MKVQLDTTVSERLPRFSLGILHYSGASVSDSPKMLQGRINYFVESLRLEHDLSKLTEIEGVREWRAAFKQLGIDPSRYRPSSEALLRRLLQGNPFFWINSAVDVNNFFSVLHALPFGIYDQDHLAGDIICRLGQSTDRYEGLNGREVNMEGKLLLADGQGAFGSPIVDSTRSCVTEKSRNLMQVVFFHEQVPLENKEQILGSTGNMFTQINGGELSSSYILSV, from the coding sequence ATGAAAGTGCAGCTGGACACCACTGTTTCCGAACGCCTTCCCCGATTTTCTCTGGGAATCCTCCACTACAGCGGTGCTTCCGTCAGCGACTCTCCCAAAATGCTTCAAGGACGCATCAACTACTTCGTCGAAAGCCTTCGTCTCGAGCACGACCTCTCCAAGCTGACAGAGATCGAAGGCGTGCGCGAGTGGCGCGCTGCGTTTAAACAACTCGGAATCGATCCTTCCCGATACCGTCCGTCTTCGGAAGCACTGCTTCGCCGGCTGTTGCAAGGTAATCCGTTCTTCTGGATCAACAGCGCAGTCGACGTCAACAACTTCTTCTCCGTTCTTCACGCTCTTCCTTTTGGCATTTACGACCAGGATCATCTCGCTGGCGATATCATATGCCGTCTCGGCCAGAGCACCGACCGTTACGAAGGGTTGAACGGCCGCGAGGTGAATATGGAAGGAAAGCTGCTTCTCGCGGACGGCCAAGGAGCATTCGGCAGCCCCATCGTGGATTCCACCCGCTCGTGCGTCACGGAAAAAAGCCGCAACCTCATGCAGGTAGTCTTTTTTCACGAGCAAGTTCCTCTTGAAAACAAGGAGCAGATCCTGGGGTCGACCGGGAACATGTTTACCCAAATCAACGGCGGCGAATTGAGCAGCAGCTACATACTCTCAGTGTAA
- the rnhA gene encoding ribonuclease HI codes for MTIREVQIYTDGACSGNPGPGGWGAVLMYGQHLKEMSGAEPNTTNNRMELKAAIEALSVLKEPCQVTLYSDSAYLVNCFLQGWHKNWVKKGWKNSKGQPVENQDLWKELLRLMDIHKVEYVKVKGHADNKWNNRCDELATGAIKQL; via the coding sequence ATGACGATACGTGAAGTGCAAATTTATACAGACGGGGCATGCTCCGGCAACCCGGGACCGGGCGGCTGGGGTGCAGTCCTCATGTACGGCCAGCATCTCAAGGAGATGTCCGGCGCCGAGCCCAATACAACCAACAACCGGATGGAGCTGAAGGCTGCCATTGAGGCCTTGTCGGTTCTTAAGGAGCCGTGCCAGGTCACCCTCTACAGCGACAGCGCATACCTGGTCAATTGCTTTTTGCAGGGCTGGCATAAAAACTGGGTGAAAAAAGGCTGGAAGAACAGCAAAGGACAGCCGGTGGAAAATCAGGATCTGTGGAAAGAACTGCTTCGACTGATGGACATTCATAAAGTTGAGTACGTAAAGGTAAAAGGACATGCCGACAACAAGTGGAACAATCGCTGTGACGAGTTGGCGACAGGAGCGATCAAACAGCTGTGA
- the queG gene encoding tRNA epoxyqueuosine(34) reductase QueG, whose product MNERQYWEQTKQSIIAYAEQIGIDKIGFASADPFTELKERLIEHREKGYESGFEEPDLDKRTEPGLIVEGARSLISIALAYPSKLEQPPKSEPGAYRGILCRAAWGTDYHHVLRDKLNKLAAFIAQLEPGALIESMVDTGALSDRAVAERAGLGFVGKNCSLITPEFGSWVYLGELVTNLPLPADQPVEEGCGDCNICVDACPTGALVQGGQLDAQRCIAYLTQVKDFIPDEFRGKIGNRLYGCDTCQTVCPKNRRINMTHHAEFRPDPEVAKPLLLPLLDMSNKEFKEKFGLSSSSWRGKKPIQRNAILALAHFRDKTAVPQLSRLLEGDPRPVIRGTAAWALGKIGGKEARAALCQAKEREQDREVLAEVDKGWRMLEEMAAAGNE is encoded by the coding sequence GTGAACGAACGGCAGTACTGGGAGCAGACGAAGCAGTCCATCATCGCATACGCCGAACAGATCGGGATCGACAAGATTGGGTTTGCCAGTGCCGATCCTTTTACGGAATTAAAGGAAAGATTGATCGAGCATCGGGAGAAAGGGTATGAATCCGGCTTTGAGGAGCCGGATTTGGACAAGCGGACGGAACCGGGACTGATCGTGGAGGGCGCTCGTTCCCTGATCTCGATCGCACTCGCTTATCCGTCCAAGCTGGAGCAGCCGCCCAAATCGGAGCCGGGAGCGTACCGGGGCATATTGTGTCGCGCGGCTTGGGGAACGGATTACCACCATGTCCTGCGAGACAAGCTGAACAAGCTGGCTGCGTTTATTGCGCAATTGGAGCCGGGCGCGTTGATCGAGTCCATGGTGGACACCGGAGCGCTGTCCGACCGGGCGGTAGCGGAGCGGGCCGGACTGGGCTTTGTAGGAAAAAATTGCTCGCTGATCACACCGGAATTCGGCTCGTGGGTATACTTGGGGGAGCTGGTGACCAATCTGCCCTTGCCCGCGGATCAGCCTGTGGAAGAGGGATGCGGAGACTGCAATATTTGTGTGGACGCCTGCCCGACAGGCGCGTTGGTGCAGGGAGGGCAACTGGACGCACAGCGTTGCATTGCGTATTTGACTCAGGTAAAAGATTTTATTCCGGATGAATTCCGTGGAAAAATCGGCAATCGCTTGTATGGGTGTGATACATGCCAGACGGTGTGCCCGAAGAACCGGCGCATCAACATGACGCATCACGCGGAATTCCGGCCGGATCCTGAAGTCGCCAAGCCGCTCTTGCTGCCCTTGCTCGATATGAGCAACAAAGAGTTCAAAGAAAAATTCGGACTATCGTCCTCGTCGTGGCGGGGGAAAAAGCCTATTCAACGCAATGCGATTCTGGCTCTGGCGCACTTCAGGGACAAGACGGCCGTCCCGCAGCTCTCCCGCTTGCTCGAGGGCGATCCGAGACCTGTCATTCGCGGTACAGCGGCGTGGGCGTTGGGGAAAATCGGCGGGAAAGAAGCCCGTGCCGCTCTGTGTCAGGCAAAAGAACGCGAGCAGGACCGAGAAGTGCTGGCTGAGGTCGACAAAGGATGGCGGATGCTTGAGGAAATGGCTGCGGCTGGCAATGAGTAG
- a CDS encoding methylated-DNA--[protein]-cysteine S-methyltransferase: MANALGYTTMDSPIGPLLLASTDEGLCYIDFADEKDGLGRLQRWCKKTFLGVSPVRDDARNEGAATQLSDYFAGKRKRFELKVDLHGTPFQKAVWNELANIPYGETRSYKDIALAIGASKAVRAIGGANNRNPIPIVIPCHRVIGSNGALVGYGGGLSIKEHLLSLEGVPLHIQTSLDEVIRF; the protein is encoded by the coding sequence ATGGCAAACGCACTGGGGTATACCACCATGGACTCACCGATTGGACCGTTGCTGCTTGCATCAACTGATGAAGGCCTGTGCTACATCGATTTTGCAGACGAAAAGGACGGACTGGGCAGGTTGCAGCGGTGGTGCAAGAAGACGTTTTTGGGGGTATCCCCCGTACGCGACGATGCCCGAAACGAGGGGGCGGCGACGCAGCTCTCAGACTATTTTGCGGGAAAGCGAAAGAGGTTTGAACTGAAAGTCGACCTGCACGGTACCCCGTTTCAAAAAGCGGTATGGAACGAGCTGGCCAACATTCCGTACGGAGAGACCCGTTCGTACAAAGACATCGCGCTGGCAATCGGCGCTTCCAAGGCAGTAAGGGCAATTGGAGGGGCAAACAACCGCAACCCGATTCCCATCGTCATTCCTTGTCACCGCGTCATCGGTTCCAATGGCGCTCTGGTCGGCTACGGCGGCGGATTGTCGATCAAAGAGCATTTATTGTCCCTGGAAGGCGTGCCGCTGCACATCCAAACCTCACTTGACGAAGTCATCCGTTTCTGA
- a CDS encoding amidase domain-containing protein: protein MDWSTWIQRYFDDIHQSWLDGKYERLLSYYNEDDDSSPAEWVRMVRERRQLAERGGTPRSVRGQVVPLCWMETEQALDILLSWKGSRSYGLGSREWAESDYRLHRIRLAKGGPQWRIVAHTEWDGDDKPALARDEEGDAASMVEGAVVQPLLVVHGAGGYNPGKAVAYAEQYWNTPNPAYPHFTDDCTNFISQCLYAGGIPMLFSKERGRGWWIRTGKGADWSYSWTVAHALYLLLKSGGAPMRAVSRSSPDQLEPGDIICYDFDGDGRFQHNTIVVAKDANNMPLVNAHTTDSSLRYWAYEDSTAYTPNIRYAFFHIRGV from the coding sequence TTGGACTGGAGTACATGGATCCAACGCTATTTTGACGATATCCATCAGTCTTGGCTGGATGGAAAGTACGAGCGGCTGCTCTCGTATTACAACGAGGACGATGACAGCTCTCCCGCCGAATGGGTGAGGATGGTCAGGGAAAGGCGGCAGCTGGCGGAGCGCGGAGGCACGCCTCGGTCCGTACGCGGACAGGTAGTTCCGCTTTGCTGGATGGAGACGGAGCAGGCATTGGACATCTTGCTGTCCTGGAAAGGAAGCCGCAGCTATGGACTCGGCAGTCGCGAGTGGGCCGAATCGGACTATCGGCTGCACCGAATCCGGCTTGCCAAAGGCGGACCGCAGTGGCGAATCGTGGCGCATACGGAATGGGATGGAGATGACAAGCCGGCGCTTGCCCGAGACGAGGAGGGCGACGCTGCGTCAATGGTGGAGGGCGCCGTAGTTCAGCCGCTGCTGGTCGTGCATGGGGCTGGCGGGTACAACCCGGGAAAAGCGGTCGCGTATGCCGAACAATATTGGAATACACCCAATCCGGCATACCCCCACTTTACGGACGACTGCACAAATTTCATTTCGCAGTGCCTGTACGCTGGGGGGATCCCGATGCTGTTTTCCAAGGAAAGAGGAAGGGGCTGGTGGATTCGTACGGGGAAGGGGGCGGATTGGAGCTATAGCTGGACGGTGGCCCACGCGTTGTACCTGCTGCTCAAATCTGGCGGAGCGCCGATGAGGGCAGTTTCCCGCAGCTCGCCGGATCAGCTGGAGCCAGGGGATATCATTTGCTACGACTTTGACGGAGATGGACGTTTTCAGCACAATACGATCGTGGTGGCGAAAGACGCCAATAACATGCCTCTCGTCAACGCGCATACCACAGATAGCAGCCTGCGCTATTGGGCGTATGAGGATTCGACCGCCTATACGCCCAATATACGGTATGCGTTTTTTCATATTCGAGGGGTTTGA
- a CDS encoding ferric reductase-like transmembrane domain-containing protein: MNAGNKSWFRVGTFAVCLVLSAVASFVMWPSFAAFPAMETWSMICGYLSFLLIGTTLLVGPIRTWLPARWTSASVSLRRDVGICAGLFGVLHVVLVLVLFNGQPRLMIVQESHIQKADGWLGLFFLDPQGWSGWPLPNWSLSGVANYLGLCAFLILLALLLTSFDRAEKKLGGGTWKRLHIANPSLFLLVAFHGLIYAQSIKGEPHSFADFLWFAGFVWLVRCIGFAHTARRRRR; this comes from the coding sequence ATGAACGCAGGGAACAAATCGTGGTTTCGCGTGGGCACGTTCGCCGTTTGCCTCGTTCTGTCGGCTGTCGCGTCATTCGTGATGTGGCCCAGCTTCGCGGCCTTTCCGGCCATGGAAACCTGGAGCATGATATGCGGCTATCTCTCGTTTCTTTTGATTGGAACGACACTTTTGGTCGGCCCGATCCGTACCTGGCTGCCGGCGCGCTGGACGTCTGCCAGCGTATCCCTGCGCCGCGATGTGGGGATCTGCGCGGGGCTGTTTGGCGTGCTCCACGTAGTGCTGGTGCTTGTCCTTTTCAATGGCCAGCCTCGCTTGATGATCGTTCAAGAAAGCCATATCCAAAAGGCCGATGGATGGCTTGGCTTGTTTTTCCTCGATCCGCAGGGATGGTCCGGCTGGCCTCTTCCCAATTGGTCGCTGTCCGGCGTGGCAAATTACTTGGGGCTGTGCGCTTTTCTGATCCTGCTCGCACTCCTGCTGACCTCTTTTGACCGAGCGGAAAAAAAACTGGGCGGAGGTACCTGGAAACGGCTTCATATAGCGAATCCGTCGCTGTTTTTACTCGTCGCTTTCCACGGGTTGATTTACGCTCAGTCTATCAAAGGGGAGCCGCACAGCTTCGCCGATTTCCTGTGGTTCGCCGGATTCGTCTGGCTGGTCCGCTGCATCGGCTTTGCGCATACGGCGAGACGGCGGCGGCGGTAG
- the trmL gene encoding tRNA (uridine(34)/cytosine(34)/5-carboxymethylaminomethyluridine(34)-2'-O)-methyltransferase TrmL, whose product MPLHIVLHEPLIPANTGNIARSCAATGAHLHLIHPLGFSTEDRYLKRAGLDYWHAVNIHHHDSFEKFAEAQGADAGTFYFVETWGETLYSDVSFRDGDYIILGKETTGLPTELTDRYREQTIRIPMSGATRSVNLSNCAAIVLFEGLRQLGFPGLK is encoded by the coding sequence ATGCCGTTACACATTGTATTGCACGAGCCGCTCATTCCTGCCAATACAGGGAATATCGCCCGTTCTTGCGCAGCGACAGGGGCTCATCTTCACCTGATTCATCCGCTGGGATTTTCCACGGAAGACCGTTATTTGAAACGTGCGGGCCTGGATTACTGGCACGCAGTCAACATCCATCATCACGACAGCTTTGAGAAATTCGCAGAGGCGCAAGGGGCGGATGCCGGCACTTTTTACTTCGTGGAGACTTGGGGCGAAACGCTCTATTCGGATGTTAGCTTTCGCGATGGGGATTACATCATTCTCGGCAAGGAAACGACGGGACTGCCGACCGAGCTGACTGACCGGTACCGTGAGCAGACGATCCGGATTCCCATGAGCGGCGCGACCCGCTCCGTCAATTTGTCCAACTGCGCGGCGATCGTTCTGTTTGAGGGACTGAGGCAGTTGGGGTTTCCCGGACTGAAGTAA